The proteins below come from a single Vibrio natriegens NBRC 15636 = ATCC 14048 = DSM 759 genomic window:
- the cysN gene encoding sulfate adenylyltransferase subunit CysN, whose product MNSAVEAQLAELGIEGYLTQHQYKSLLRFLTCGSVDDGKSTLIGRLLHDSKQIYEDQLAAVHSDSQRVGTTGEKPDLALLVDGLQAEREQGITIDVAYRYFSTQKRKFIIADTPGHEQYTRNMATGASTCDLAVILVDARKGILDQTRRHSFISNLLGLKHFVVAINKMDLVDYSQARFEEIRDEYLEFSEKLTGDIDIQIIPISALEGDNVVDKGENLDWFEGPSLLELLENVDIDHEKGSGEFRFPVQYVNRPNLDFRGFAGTISSGSVKVGDKIKALPSGKTSTVARIVTFDGDIEEARAGLAVTLTLNDEIDISRGDLIVLENAQVETTNHLLADVVWMTEQPLQPGRDYDIKIAGKKTVGHVETIRHQYDINNLSSHSAAELPLNGIGLCEWSLNESVALDNYQDCADTGGFIIIDRLTNVTVGAGMVKESLALVERDLTDISAFELELNALVRKHFPHWEAKDLSQLLKK is encoded by the coding sequence ATGAACAGTGCAGTTGAAGCTCAATTAGCCGAGCTTGGTATCGAAGGCTATTTAACACAACACCAGTACAAGTCTTTACTTCGATTTCTGACTTGTGGTTCTGTTGATGACGGTAAGAGTACCCTTATTGGTCGCTTACTCCATGACTCAAAACAAATTTATGAAGATCAACTAGCGGCAGTGCACTCAGACAGCCAACGCGTAGGTACAACAGGTGAGAAGCCTGATTTAGCCCTACTTGTTGATGGTCTGCAGGCAGAGCGCGAGCAGGGTATCACTATCGATGTAGCTTACCGTTACTTCTCTACACAGAAGCGTAAGTTCATCATTGCTGATACTCCAGGGCATGAGCAATACACTCGAAACATGGCAACAGGCGCTTCGACGTGTGATTTAGCCGTGATTCTGGTTGATGCACGTAAAGGCATTCTTGATCAGACTCGTCGTCACTCATTCATTTCAAACCTATTGGGCTTGAAGCATTTCGTTGTTGCAATCAACAAAATGGACTTGGTTGACTACTCGCAAGCACGTTTTGAAGAGATTCGTGATGAGTACCTTGAGTTCTCTGAAAAGCTGACCGGTGATATTGATATTCAAATTATTCCGATTTCAGCACTTGAAGGCGATAACGTGGTCGACAAAGGTGAAAACCTGGATTGGTTTGAAGGTCCGTCACTGCTTGAGCTACTGGAAAACGTTGATATTGACCACGAGAAAGGCAGCGGTGAATTCCGTTTCCCGGTTCAGTACGTTAACCGTCCTAACCTAGATTTCCGTGGTTTCGCTGGCACGATTTCTTCAGGTTCAGTGAAAGTGGGAGACAAGATCAAAGCGCTTCCATCAGGCAAAACGTCGACAGTTGCACGAATCGTAACTTTCGATGGCGATATCGAAGAAGCACGCGCAGGTCTTGCAGTAACGCTGACTTTGAACGACGAAATCGATATTAGCCGTGGTGATTTGATTGTTTTAGAAAATGCTCAGGTAGAAACCACAAACCATCTTCTTGCAGACGTTGTGTGGATGACTGAACAGCCACTTCAACCAGGTCGTGATTACGATATTAAGATCGCGGGCAAGAAAACTGTTGGTCACGTTGAGACTATTCGCCATCAATACGACATCAACAACCTTTCTAGCCATAGTGCGGCTGAGTTGCCACTGAATGGTATTGGTTTGTGTGAGTGGTCATTGAACGAGTCTGTTGCACTTGATAATTACCAAGATTGTGCAGACACGGGTGGTTTCATCATTATCGACCGTCTGACTAACGTTACTGTTGGTGCCGGTATGGTGAAAGAAAGCCTGGCATTGGTAGAGCGTGATCTGACTGACATCTCTGCATTTGAACTGGAGCTTAATGCACTGGTTCGCAAACACTTCCCGCATTGGGAAGCTAAAGACCTAAGCCAATTACTTAAAAAGTAA
- a CDS encoding SLC13 family permease, whose amino-acid sequence MWEQGFVLAILLGIITCLLVTKIKPSYVFAGAAFISFLAGMMDLTSIASNFTNSSLLTLVLLILASCALEKTLLISWVSRSISEGQLGSVIAKLGLSTALLSSFTNNTAVVVSLIGAIKRNQQHAPSKLLIPLSYAAILGGTLTLIGTSTNLIINSFVEDAGLPSLGFFTPTLIGLAVLAGGLLILIPLSYLLPNYDDQTQEDLPYFLESRVELGSPLVGRTVSENNLRALRKLFLAEVIRDGVTVSSVGPEFVLNAKDRLLFCGDVESVATLQEIPGLTLFGHQHLNGQNFREVVVSSSATFCHKTLKESRFRDRFDAVVVAIRRGHERLEGGLGSIKLAPGDTLVLVPGKRFESERRAHRKEFVLVHDLDSSARLDANKSSIVLLGFAAVIGCALLDLVPIIKGLAVYILSLLAFGIVQVSELRRRFPIDIAVIVGSALSIAQLMISSGLSVRMGEMFIQAFNGWGVFGALVATYIMTLVLTELVTNNAAAALSFPIGYSMAIGYGVDPMPFIMAVLFGASASFISPYGYQTNLLVYSVGNYKLTDYVRIGVPISIVYSVLVLTLIPVFFPF is encoded by the coding sequence ATGTGGGAACAAGGATTTGTATTAGCGATTTTGCTTGGCATTATCACTTGTTTGCTTGTCACGAAAATTAAGCCTAGTTATGTTTTTGCTGGTGCAGCCTTTATTTCGTTTCTAGCTGGTATGATGGATTTGACATCCATTGCCTCTAACTTTACCAACTCGTCATTACTAACCTTAGTGTTACTAATACTTGCGTCGTGTGCCTTAGAAAAAACGCTTCTTATCAGCTGGGTCAGTCGCAGTATCTCAGAAGGACAATTAGGTAGTGTTATCGCTAAGTTGGGACTCTCTACGGCGTTGCTATCATCGTTTACCAATAATACGGCTGTTGTCGTATCTCTGATTGGCGCTATCAAACGAAACCAGCAGCATGCGCCGTCAAAGCTATTAATCCCACTTTCATACGCGGCTATTTTGGGCGGCACATTGACCTTGATCGGTACGTCGACCAATCTCATCATCAATAGCTTCGTGGAAGATGCAGGCTTACCTAGCTTAGGGTTCTTTACCCCGACGCTGATTGGTTTAGCAGTTCTGGCTGGTGGCTTACTGATCTTGATTCCACTGAGCTACCTGCTGCCGAATTATGATGATCAAACTCAGGAAGATCTGCCTTATTTCCTTGAATCACGCGTTGAGCTGGGCTCGCCATTGGTTGGGCGCACGGTTAGCGAAAATAATTTACGAGCGTTACGTAAACTGTTTTTGGCAGAAGTCATACGCGATGGCGTTACTGTCTCGTCAGTCGGGCCTGAGTTTGTGCTTAATGCAAAAGACCGCTTACTGTTTTGTGGCGATGTCGAAAGTGTCGCGACGTTGCAGGAAATCCCTGGCCTGACGCTGTTTGGTCATCAGCACTTGAATGGACAAAACTTCCGAGAAGTTGTCGTCAGTTCTTCGGCTACTTTTTGTCATAAAACGCTGAAAGAGAGCCGATTTCGTGACCGTTTTGATGCGGTTGTTGTCGCTATCCGCCGTGGCCATGAGCGACTAGAAGGCGGGTTGGGCAGTATTAAACTCGCCCCGGGTGACACCTTAGTGTTGGTTCCGGGTAAGCGATTTGAATCTGAGCGTCGTGCGCATCGTAAAGAGTTCGTATTGGTTCATGATTTGGACTCGAGCGCACGTCTGGACGCAAACAAATCTTCTATTGTATTGCTTGGTTTCGCGGCAGTCATTGGCTGTGCGTTACTGGATCTGGTGCCAATCATAAAAGGGCTGGCGGTTTACATTTTATCCCTGCTGGCATTTGGCATTGTGCAAGTTTCTGAACTTCGCCGACGTTTTCCGATCGACATTGCTGTGATTGTTGGCTCTGCGCTTTCCATAGCTCAACTAATGATCTCCTCGGGGTTATCCGTCAGGATGGGTGAGATGTTTATCCAGGCCTTTAATGGCTGGGGCGTTTTCGGCGCGCTGGTGGCGACGTATATCATGACGCTGGTGTTAACTGAATTAGTCACCAATAACGCAGCTGCAGCGCTCTCTTTTCCTATCGGCTACAGTATGGCGATAGGATATGGCGTCGATCCAATGCCATTTATTATGGCGGTACTGTTTGGCGCAAGTGCGAGCTTTATTTCTCCCTACGGTTATCAAACTAACTTGTTGGTTTACAGCGTAGGTAATTACAAATTGACCGATTATGTGCGAATTGGTGTGCCGATTTCTATTGTGTATTCCGTATTAGTACTGACACTGATTCCGGTCTTCTTTCCGTTTTAA
- the cysC gene encoding adenylyl-sulfate kinase has translation MTADTTVKDENIVWHQHSVDKKFRADLKQQKPAVLWFTGLSGAGKSTVAGALENRLAELGYHTYLLDGDNVRHGLCSDLGFSEQDRRENIRRIGELAKLMADAGLIVLSAFISPHRAERQLVRDLLPEGEFIEVFVNASLEVCEGRDPKGLYRKARAGEIPNFTGIDSEYQAPKNPEIDLPAGEKSVDELVELCINDLKQRGVIR, from the coding sequence ATGACAGCCGACACCACGGTAAAAGATGAAAACATTGTTTGGCATCAGCACTCGGTTGATAAAAAGTTTCGAGCTGACTTAAAGCAACAAAAACCAGCAGTACTCTGGTTTACGGGCTTATCTGGTGCGGGTAAATCAACCGTAGCGGGCGCATTGGAAAATCGTCTTGCTGAGCTTGGTTACCATACCTATTTACTTGATGGTGATAATGTTCGTCACGGGTTGTGCAGTGATTTAGGCTTTTCTGAGCAGGATCGTCGCGAGAATATTCGCCGTATCGGGGAGTTGGCTAAGTTGATGGCCGACGCAGGTTTGATTGTGCTGTCTGCCTTTATTTCTCCTCATCGAGCTGAGCGCCAACTGGTACGCGATCTATTACCGGAAGGTGAGTTTATCGAAGTGTTTGTCAATGCTTCTTTGGAGGTGTGTGAAGGACGTGATCCTAAAGGGTTGTACCGTAAAGCTCGCGCTGGGGAAATCCCAAACTTCACGGGTATTGATTCGGAATATCAAGCACCTAAAAACCCAGAAATAGATCTACCAGCGGGAGAAAAGAGTGTCGATGAGTTGGTAGAACTGTGTATCAATGACTTAAAACAGCGTGGTGTGATCCGCTAA
- a CDS encoding TIGR03899 family protein, whose amino-acid sequence MAESAKQPSVMVQQPNSQQRPKNDTKSSYIKDSASRIQNIAQSYGLDALLQADTPKQSTFERAQLREQRRQEQRQQNLEQVLKLAHSACRDETAGEPEQDWLYRFFDMAQDIHNSSMQKLWAQVLKREVTNPGSTSMKALKALKDMSPKEAQTLQRAASLACSFGGDGSRKLLIGYKAQNGIFSFGKRDTTSNLNMGTFQLPYSSLLMLIELGLLHSAELESGEISVETPLILTYQGKNLSLHANTKGVRLLYYRFTLTGNELCKLLGNKPNTEYYDQLIALINHKFTVNIESHSRVDHTV is encoded by the coding sequence ATGGCAGAATCAGCAAAGCAACCTAGCGTAATGGTACAACAGCCCAACTCCCAACAACGTCCTAAAAACGACACAAAAAGCAGCTATATCAAAGACAGTGCCAGTCGAATTCAAAACATTGCACAAAGTTATGGGCTCGATGCCTTGCTTCAAGCCGATACTCCAAAGCAATCGACCTTTGAGAGAGCTCAGCTACGCGAGCAACGACGTCAGGAGCAACGGCAACAGAACCTTGAACAGGTATTAAAATTAGCCCACAGCGCCTGCCGAGACGAAACTGCGGGCGAGCCGGAACAGGATTGGTTGTATCGCTTTTTCGATATGGCTCAGGATATTCACAACAGTTCGATGCAAAAGCTATGGGCTCAGGTACTCAAGCGTGAAGTCACGAACCCCGGCTCAACATCGATGAAGGCGCTTAAAGCCCTCAAAGATATGTCACCTAAAGAAGCACAAACACTACAAAGAGCGGCCTCTTTGGCTTGCAGCTTTGGTGGTGATGGCAGCCGTAAGTTGTTGATTGGTTATAAAGCTCAGAACGGTATTTTCAGCTTTGGCAAGCGAGATACCACCAGCAATCTGAACATGGGGACGTTCCAGCTCCCCTACTCCAGTTTATTGATGTTAATTGAGTTGGGACTGCTGCACAGTGCCGAGCTCGAGTCTGGAGAAATCAGTGTTGAAACACCCTTAATTCTCACTTACCAAGGTAAAAACCTATCACTCCACGCCAACACCAAAGGAGTAAGATTGCTTTATTATCGATTTACCTTAACGGGCAACGAGCTGTGTAAGCTGCTTGGCAACAAGCCTAACACAGAGTACTACGACCAATTAATAGCACTTATAAATCATAAGTTTACTGTGAATATAGAATCACACAGTCGCGTAGACCACACCGTTTAG
- a CDS encoding DUF3299 domain-containing protein produces MWKKILASCLLVISFTAPVMASEDPLKIDWLDLVPESERKLFDSVGMPSASEHSGGAAQQSKIGSVRTELNGSLVKIPGFVIPLEGDANTVTEFLLVPYFGACIHVPPPPPNQIIYVKFPEGAPVQELWDVVYVVGTLKTEVISHELAQTAYLIEGTKIESYDDM; encoded by the coding sequence ATGTGGAAAAAAATACTCGCTAGCTGCTTGCTGGTGATTTCTTTTACGGCCCCGGTAATGGCGAGTGAAGATCCATTGAAGATCGACTGGCTTGATCTGGTTCCAGAATCAGAACGGAAACTGTTTGATAGTGTCGGCATGCCTTCGGCGTCAGAGCATAGTGGTGGCGCAGCACAACAATCTAAGATTGGCAGTGTGAGAACGGAGCTGAATGGCAGTCTGGTAAAAATACCAGGATTTGTCATTCCGCTAGAAGGTGACGCCAACACAGTGACTGAGTTTCTGTTGGTACCCTACTTCGGGGCATGTATTCACGTTCCACCGCCACCACCAAATCAAATCATTTACGTGAAGTTCCCAGAGGGAGCGCCAGTTCAGGAGCTTTGGGATGTGGTTTACGTGGTCGGAACGCTTAAAACCGAAGTCATTAGCCATGAGCTAGCTCAAACAGCGTATTTGATCGAAGGGACAAAAATAGAAAGTTACGACGATATGTAA
- a CDS encoding ABC transporter permease, with amino-acid sequence MTAVVTLAWKSLMNRKATALLTVMTVAISVVLLLGVERIRTQAKDSFANTISGTDLIIGGRSGQVNLLLYSVFRIGNATNNIDWKSYQEFSQHRSVDWAIPISLGDSHKGFRVMGTNHSYFEHFKYGSKQPLTFEKGREFNGLFETVIGADVAKALGYQIGSEIIIAHGISDVGFSRHDNLPFKVVGILAPTGTPVDKTVHVSLEAIEAIHVGWESGANLGAAPKAEVLKTVDFQPKQITAMLVGLKSRIQTFALQRQINTYPQEPLSAIMPGVALHELWGMMSVAEQALMAVSGFVVVAGLLGMLSSLLTSLQERRREMAILRAMGARPRHVFSLLISEASLLTAAGIISGVAGLYSILALLQPIMQQHYGIHLTLSFLSSYEWMLLGFVQCAGIMIGFIPALRAYRQSLSDGMTIRI; translated from the coding sequence ATGACAGCGGTAGTGACACTCGCCTGGAAGAGCCTGATGAACCGTAAGGCGACGGCATTGCTCACCGTGATGACCGTTGCAATTTCTGTGGTTTTGCTACTTGGCGTTGAGCGAATTCGAACACAGGCCAAAGACAGTTTTGCCAATACGATTTCTGGTACCGACCTAATTATTGGTGGCCGTTCAGGTCAGGTAAACCTATTACTTTATTCAGTATTTCGAATTGGTAATGCCACCAACAATATCGACTGGAAGAGCTACCAAGAGTTCAGTCAGCACCGCTCCGTTGATTGGGCTATCCCAATTTCGCTGGGTGACTCCCACAAAGGCTTTCGTGTCATGGGCACCAACCACAGCTACTTCGAGCATTTCAAGTATGGAAGTAAGCAACCACTTACTTTCGAAAAAGGTCGAGAGTTCAATGGATTATTTGAAACCGTTATTGGGGCAGATGTTGCGAAAGCACTGGGTTACCAAATAGGTAGCGAGATCATCATAGCTCATGGCATCAGTGATGTGGGCTTTAGCCGCCATGACAATCTGCCTTTCAAAGTCGTGGGCATTTTAGCCCCAACGGGGACACCAGTAGATAAAACCGTTCACGTATCTTTAGAAGCGATCGAAGCCATTCACGTAGGTTGGGAAAGTGGTGCGAATCTAGGGGCAGCGCCAAAAGCCGAAGTTTTAAAAACCGTCGACTTTCAACCAAAGCAGATCACGGCGATGCTCGTCGGTTTAAAATCACGCATCCAAACGTTCGCCTTGCAACGACAAATCAATACCTACCCGCAAGAGCCGCTCAGTGCCATCATGCCGGGCGTTGCACTGCATGAATTGTGGGGAATGATGTCCGTCGCAGAGCAAGCGTTGATGGCTGTATCCGGTTTTGTCGTCGTAGCCGGGTTACTTGGCATGCTAAGCAGCCTACTGACAAGCTTGCAGGAGAGACGCCGGGAAATGGCTATTCTGCGTGCCATGGGCGCAAGACCACGCCATGTGTTTTCACTATTGATAAGCGAAGCCAGTTTACTGACCGCTGCGGGTATTATCTCTGGAGTTGCGGGGCTTTATTCCATTCTGGCTCTATTGCAACCGATCATGCAGCAACATTATGGTATACATCTGACACTAAGCTTTCTTTCTTCATATGAATGGATGCTACTCGGTTTTGTCCAGTGCGCTGGTATTATGATTGGTTTCATCCCAGCACTACGCGCTTATCGACAATCTCTGAGTGATGGAATGACAATAAGGATATAA
- a CDS encoding ABC transporter ATP-binding protein: MTDSISSVVELNNAQFIWPSSDIATIDIPHLRITPGEHVFIKGPSGCGKSTLLALLTGINTLSAGSLSVLDTDLSTLSASQRDKFRADHIGYIFQQFNLLPYLNVIENVLLPCQFSKVRRNRIAANANNQALAEQASALLERLHLPQSLHSRPVSELSIGQQQRVAAARALMGHPALVIADEPTSALDHDNRMAFIELLMEQANQVNATLVFVSHDPTLEPLFNRTINLPDINQCSSAGGLS; this comes from the coding sequence ATGACTGATTCAATATCAAGCGTTGTTGAACTCAATAACGCCCAGTTTATTTGGCCGAGTTCAGACATCGCTACCATCGATATACCTCACTTACGCATCACGCCCGGTGAACATGTATTCATCAAAGGACCGAGCGGGTGTGGTAAGTCGACGCTTCTCGCGCTGCTAACCGGCATTAATACATTGAGTGCGGGTTCTCTATCGGTACTCGACACCGACTTATCGACTCTGTCTGCCAGCCAAAGAGACAAATTTCGAGCAGACCATATTGGCTATATTTTCCAGCAATTCAATCTGTTGCCCTACCTAAACGTAATCGAAAATGTCTTGCTGCCATGCCAATTTAGCAAAGTCAGACGTAATCGTATTGCAGCGAATGCCAACAATCAGGCGTTAGCTGAACAGGCTTCGGCATTATTAGAAAGGCTGCATTTGCCACAAAGCCTGCATTCGCGTCCGGTATCCGAATTGAGTATCGGCCAGCAGCAGCGTGTTGCAGCAGCCAGAGCTCTGATGGGGCATCCCGCGTTAGTCATTGCTGACGAACCAACCTCCGCTTTGGATCATGACAATAGAATGGCTTTTATTGAGCTGCTCATGGAGCAAGCCAATCAAGTCAACGCGACCTTGGTATTTGTCAGCCATGATCCAACTCTGGAGCCTCTATTCAACCGGACCATTAACCTTCCTGATATTAACCAATGTAGTAGCGCTGGAGGTTTGTCATGA
- the zrgA gene encoding zinc uptake protein ZrgA has product MPSKHTLALVIGLSLSTTAMAEEYRQHDAHEHGHVEFNIAQDGKDLLVEITAPGADVVGFEHAPENAEQEQQLKQAVAKLEDTSSLFTINSQAECDIADVHVEHTLGGAHDEHEGHDHDEHHDEHKDHDHSDHDEHEHHDDHADHANHDDHDDHEGHDHDAHSSHGEFSAQYRFNCEKVSELSTIKTAWFNQFPNTESVSVNLFTDTTQSATSLNKDNAEIVIK; this is encoded by the coding sequence ATGCCATCTAAACACACTTTGGCTCTTGTTATCGGCTTGTCTCTGTCTACTACAGCAATGGCAGAAGAATATCGCCAACACGATGCGCACGAGCATGGCCATGTAGAGTTTAACATCGCACAAGACGGCAAAGATTTGTTAGTTGAAATCACCGCTCCGGGTGCCGATGTGGTTGGTTTCGAACACGCTCCAGAGAACGCAGAGCAAGAGCAGCAATTAAAACAAGCGGTCGCAAAGCTGGAAGACACCAGCAGCCTTTTTACTATCAATTCACAAGCGGAATGTGACATCGCAGATGTACATGTAGAGCATACCCTTGGTGGCGCGCATGACGAACATGAAGGTCATGACCATGATGAACATCATGATGAACATAAAGACCATGATCACAGTGACCATGACGAACATGAACACCACGATGATCATGCAGATCATGCGAACCACGATGACCATGATGATCACGAAGGTCACGACCATGATGCGCACAGCAGCCATGGTGAGTTCTCAGCACAGTACCGCTTCAACTGTGAAAAGGTCAGCGAGCTGAGCACAATCAAAACGGCTTGGTTCAATCAATTCCCAAATACAGAATCAGTCAGCGTTAACCTGTTCACGGATACCACGCAATCAGCGACCAGTTTGAACAAAGACAACGCCGAAATCGTAATCAAATAA